In Nocardioides faecalis, the following proteins share a genomic window:
- the leuS gene encoding leucine--tRNA ligase, whose amino-acid sequence MSETEVHFDVRAIEEKWLPVWEKLDPFRADDAVVLAGEREKRYALTMFPYPSGDLHMGHAEVFAIHDVISRYWRFRGYEVLNPMGWDSFGLPAENAAIRNDEHPATYTYANIETQADSMKRYGISFDWSRRLHTSDPEYYRWTQWLFLKFREAGLAYRKNSPVNWCPKDQTVLANEQVLADGTCERCGAEVTKRELTQWYFRTTQYAQELYDCLDDLQDSWIGKVVNAQRNWIGRSEGAHVTFEVEGHEPLTVFTTRPDTLWGATFMVVAADAKLAAELVSDEQRPALEDYREQVRKASDIDRLATDRPKTGVFLGVHATNPVTGEQIPVWAADYVLADYGTGAIMAVPAHDQRDLDFARAMDLPVRRVVDTGEDDPAVSGVATTGNGTYVSSGPLDGLSDKTEGIRRAIELLEADGRGTGTVNFRLRDWLLSRQRYWGAPIPIIHCPDCGEVPVPQDQLPVELPELRGADLKPKGTSPLGAASDWVNVSCPTCGGPAKRDTDTMDTFVDSSWYFFRYLSPNDATQAFDPALAKAWGPIDLYIGGDEHAVLHLLYARFFTKVLRDLGLIDWDEPFTAYLSQGKVINNGRKMSKSLGNGINLGTQLEEYGVDAVRLTLVFASPPEDNIDWADVSPAGSAKFLQRAWRLAGDVASAPGTDPATGDVALRKVTHKTVHEAAQLLESYRFNVVVARTMELVNATRKAIDSGCGPADPAVREATETVAILLSLVAPYTAEEMWARLGHEPSVAQAAWPTVDPALLVEDTVTAVVQIQGKVRARLEVSPDITEAELEALALADEAVVKAIDGRAVRKVVVRAPKLVNVVV is encoded by the coding sequence GTGAGCGAAACTGAGGTCCACTTCGACGTCCGTGCCATCGAGGAGAAGTGGCTGCCGGTCTGGGAGAAGCTCGACCCGTTCCGCGCCGACGACGCCGTCGTGCTGGCCGGTGAGCGCGAGAAGCGCTACGCGCTCACGATGTTCCCCTACCCCAGCGGCGACCTGCACATGGGCCACGCCGAGGTCTTCGCGATCCACGACGTGATCTCGCGCTACTGGCGCTTCCGCGGCTACGAGGTGCTCAACCCGATGGGCTGGGACTCCTTCGGCCTGCCCGCCGAGAACGCCGCGATCCGCAACGACGAGCACCCGGCGACGTACACCTACGCCAACATCGAGACCCAGGCCGACTCGATGAAGCGCTACGGCATCAGCTTCGACTGGTCGCGCCGGCTGCACACCTCCGACCCGGAGTACTACCGCTGGACGCAGTGGCTGTTCCTGAAGTTCCGTGAGGCCGGCCTGGCCTACCGCAAGAACTCGCCGGTGAACTGGTGCCCGAAGGACCAGACCGTGCTGGCCAACGAGCAGGTGCTGGCCGACGGCACCTGCGAGCGCTGCGGCGCCGAGGTCACCAAGCGCGAGCTCACCCAGTGGTACTTCCGCACCACCCAGTACGCCCAGGAGCTCTACGACTGCCTCGACGACCTGCAGGACAGCTGGATCGGCAAGGTCGTCAACGCCCAGCGGAACTGGATCGGCCGCTCCGAGGGTGCGCACGTCACCTTCGAGGTCGAGGGCCACGAGCCGCTGACCGTGTTCACCACGCGTCCCGACACGCTGTGGGGCGCCACCTTCATGGTGGTGGCCGCCGACGCCAAGCTGGCCGCCGAGCTGGTCAGCGACGAGCAGCGCCCGGCGCTGGAGGACTACCGCGAGCAGGTCCGCAAGGCCTCCGACATCGACCGGCTCGCCACCGACCGCCCCAAGACCGGGGTCTTCCTCGGCGTGCACGCCACCAACCCGGTCACCGGCGAGCAGATCCCGGTGTGGGCGGCCGACTACGTGCTGGCCGACTACGGCACCGGCGCGATCATGGCCGTGCCCGCCCACGACCAGCGTGACCTCGACTTCGCCCGTGCGATGGACCTGCCGGTACGACGCGTCGTGGACACCGGCGAGGACGACCCGGCCGTCTCCGGCGTCGCCACCACCGGCAACGGCACCTACGTCAGCTCCGGACCCCTCGACGGGCTCAGCGACAAGACCGAGGGCATCCGGCGGGCCATCGAGCTGCTCGAGGCTGATGGCCGCGGCACCGGCACCGTCAACTTCCGGCTGCGGGACTGGCTGCTGTCGCGGCAGCGGTACTGGGGCGCGCCGATCCCGATCATCCACTGCCCCGACTGCGGCGAGGTGCCGGTGCCGCAGGACCAGCTGCCCGTCGAGCTGCCCGAGCTGCGCGGCGCGGACCTGAAGCCCAAGGGCACCTCGCCCCTGGGCGCGGCCAGCGACTGGGTCAACGTGTCCTGCCCGACCTGCGGCGGCCCCGCGAAGCGCGACACCGACACGATGGACACCTTCGTCGACTCGTCGTGGTACTTCTTCCGCTACCTCTCGCCCAACGACGCCACCCAGGCGTTCGACCCCGCCCTGGCCAAGGCGTGGGGCCCGATCGACCTCTACATCGGCGGCGACGAGCACGCCGTGCTGCACCTGCTCTACGCCCGGTTCTTCACCAAGGTGCTGCGCGACCTGGGCCTGATCGACTGGGACGAGCCGTTCACGGCGTACCTGTCCCAGGGCAAGGTCATCAACAACGGCCGCAAGATGAGCAAGTCCCTGGGCAACGGGATCAACCTGGGAACCCAGCTGGAGGAGTACGGCGTCGACGCGGTCCGGCTCACCCTGGTCTTCGCCAGCCCGCCGGAGGACAACATCGACTGGGCCGACGTCTCGCCGGCCGGCTCCGCCAAGTTCCTGCAGCGCGCCTGGCGCCTCGCCGGAGACGTCGCCTCCGCCCCGGGCACCGACCCGGCCACCGGCGACGTCGCCCTGCGCAAGGTCACCCACAAGACGGTGCACGAGGCCGCCCAGCTGCTGGAGTCCTACCGCTTCAACGTCGTCGTGGCACGCACCATGGAGCTGGTCAACGCCACCCGCAAGGCCATCGACTCCGGCTGCGGCCCGGCCGACCCGGCGGTGCGGGAGGCGACCGAGACCGTCGCGATCCTGCTGTCGCTGGTGGCGCCGTACACCGCCGAGGAGATGTGGGCCCGCCTGGGCCACGAGCCGTCGGTCGCGCAGGCCGCCTGGCCCACGGTGGACCCGGCGCTCCTGGTCGAGGACACGGTCACCGCGGTCGTGCAGATCCAGGGCAAGGTCCGCGCGCGCCTGGAGGTCTCCCCGGACATCACCGAGGCCGAGCTGGAGGCCCTCGCCCTGGCCGACGAGGCGGTCGTGAAGGCGATCGACGGCCGAGCAGTCCGCAAGGTGGTCGTCCGGGCTCCCAAGCTCGTCAACGTCGTGGTGTGA
- a CDS encoding DegV family protein — protein sequence MGSVALVTDSTALLEPEAAAASGITVVPLQVVIDDVSYDEGTPEATPEEVATALRDKRAVSTSRPAPAVFAALYERLAAEGVEAILSVHLSAEVSGTFESALVASRNAPVPVTCVDTRQVGMATGYAVESAARVLAADGSLEAAAEAARSRAGAATSLFYVDTLEYLRRGGRVGRAGAVLGGALAVKPLLGIEDGVIVPRAKVRTSAKAIARLEALAVEAAGEGRVELSVAHLAAHDRAAALAERLSEQLGDQVAAVPGGEHVRCVEVGGVLGAHVGPGMLAVCVAPLADPA from the coding sequence GTGGGGTCAGTAGCGCTCGTCACCGACTCGACGGCACTCCTGGAGCCGGAGGCCGCCGCGGCGAGCGGCATCACCGTGGTGCCGCTGCAGGTCGTCATCGACGACGTCTCCTACGACGAGGGCACCCCTGAGGCCACCCCGGAAGAGGTGGCGACCGCGCTGCGGGACAAGCGGGCGGTCAGCACGTCGCGTCCCGCCCCTGCGGTCTTCGCCGCCCTCTACGAGCGGCTCGCCGCCGAGGGCGTCGAGGCGATCCTGTCGGTCCACCTCTCCGCCGAGGTCAGCGGCACCTTCGAGTCGGCGCTGGTCGCCTCGCGCAACGCGCCGGTCCCGGTCACCTGCGTGGACACCCGACAGGTCGGCATGGCGACCGGCTACGCGGTGGAGTCCGCGGCCCGGGTGCTGGCCGCCGACGGTTCGCTGGAGGCGGCCGCCGAGGCCGCCCGGAGCAGGGCGGGCGCCGCCACGTCGCTGTTCTACGTCGACACCCTGGAGTACCTGCGCCGCGGCGGCCGCGTCGGCCGGGCCGGCGCCGTGCTCGGCGGCGCGCTCGCCGTCAAGCCGCTGCTGGGCATCGAGGACGGGGTCATCGTGCCGCGGGCGAAGGTGCGCACCTCGGCCAAGGCCATCGCCCGGCTCGAGGCGCTCGCAGTCGAGGCCGCCGGCGAGGGCAGGGTCGAGCTGAGCGTGGCCCACCTGGCCGCCCACGACCGCGCCGCCGCCCTGGCCGAGCGCCTCTCCGAGCAGCTCGGCGACCAGGTCGCCGCCGTCCCGGGCGGCGAGCACGTGCGGTGCGTGGAGGTCGGGGGCGTCCTCGGCGCCCACGTCGGGCCCGGGATGCTCGCCGTCTGCGTCGCACCGCTCGCCGACCCGGCCTGA
- a CDS encoding helix-hairpin-helix domain-containing protein gives MYSRRGPDERAEAIRSDAAARRLAQIASGLGAGPGRGPGPTPSGPTPAEPDPAPLWASAGEEPWWADHTRVAGSPGPPDGADGADGADGVFGGDAATGPAPAPTTEPTLRAGTTPAQAGVLPDLPVPGRHAARRRRSRPALPRPAVVAPAPRLPSLGPAHVTVIALAVALGLAVTTWWVVRDRPQEVVPAAVTAGQPAAPLHTGGALAAETGTTPGDAAASTAPGTGAAPGTVTVDVAGKVRRPGIVVLAQGARVADALAEAGGARRGVDLTSVNLARVLVDGEQVVVGVPGSSGAGAPGAGGMGAGGAGTGPAPGGTGLPGGGLVNLNLAGQVELETLPGVGPVTAQAIISWREQNGGFTSVEELLEVDGIGEKTLARLAPQVTV, from the coding sequence ATGTACTCCCGCCGTGGACCCGACGAGCGAGCCGAGGCGATCCGCAGCGACGCTGCCGCCCGGCGTCTCGCCCAGATCGCCTCCGGTCTCGGGGCCGGTCCAGGTCGCGGCCCCGGCCCGACCCCGTCCGGCCCGACCCCGGCCGAACCGGACCCCGCGCCGCTGTGGGCGAGCGCGGGGGAGGAGCCCTGGTGGGCGGACCACACCCGCGTCGCCGGCAGCCCGGGGCCACCGGACGGGGCGGACGGGGCGGACGGGGCGGACGGGGTGTTCGGAGGCGACGCGGCGACCGGTCCAGCCCCCGCGCCGACCACGGAGCCCACGCTCCGGGCGGGGACGACACCGGCCCAGGCCGGGGTGTTGCCGGACCTGCCCGTCCCCGGCCGCCACGCCGCGCGGCGCCGCCGCTCTCGCCCCGCCCTGCCGCGGCCGGCGGTCGTGGCTCCGGCGCCCCGGTTGCCGTCCCTGGGGCCGGCGCACGTCACGGTGATCGCGCTGGCGGTGGCACTCGGGCTGGCGGTCACCACGTGGTGGGTGGTGCGCGACCGGCCGCAGGAGGTGGTGCCGGCGGCGGTCACCGCCGGGCAGCCGGCCGCGCCCCTGCACACGGGCGGCGCGCTCGCTGCCGAGACGGGCACGACACCCGGTGATGCGGCTGCGAGCACCGCCCCGGGCACCGGTGCCGCACCGGGCACGGTCACGGTGGACGTCGCGGGCAAGGTCCGCCGTCCCGGCATCGTCGTGCTCGCCCAGGGCGCCCGGGTCGCTGATGCGTTGGCGGAGGCCGGCGGCGCGCGCCGCGGCGTCGACCTGACCTCGGTCAACCTGGCCCGGGTGCTCGTCGACGGCGAGCAGGTGGTGGTCGGCGTCCCCGGGTCCTCCGGCGCCGGAGCCCCGGGTGCCGGCGGCATGGGTGCCGGGGGTGCGGGCACCGGCCCCGCGCCGGGCGGGACGGGACTGCCGGGAGGTGGTCTGGTCAACCTCAACCTGGCCGGCCAGGTCGAGCTGGAGACCCTGCCGGGCGTCGGCCCGGTCACCGCGCAGGCGATCATCTCCTGGCGCGAGCAGAACGGCGGGTTCACCAGCGTCGAGGAGCTGCTCGAGGTGGACGGCATCGGCGAGAAGACCCTGGCCAGGCTCGCCCCGCAGGTCACGGTGTGA
- a CDS encoding ComEC/Rec2 family competence protein has product MRRPVVVRDHIERSDQAGADRTAGAGRAAGPSGGPSRPHDLRLPLLGAAAWLGGVAAVHAGSQGVRGGLAVALALAGVVTLASGWVARGRHGPRAAVLRLLGACLLLAAAVAAGTVLREHAVQSSPLHGWAAERATAELVGTVASDPRRVEGQWGPQVVVRLRVEAVTSRGVSRRLGGTVVVLGEPAWADAQLGEQVRTRGRLAPSDDGPVAALLTGARAPERLRGPDVWWRASAALRASIRDAVAHRPPAQAGLVPALVDGDDAGLPAEVEEDFRTTGLTHLTAVSGTNLTLVVGALLLLARTLGVRRHWLTLVGAAGIVGFVLLARTEPSVLRAAAMGTVGLFAFGPDPRRRGLRALGAAVTALLLLQPALAVTPGFALSVLATAGIVLLGPPSAAALARWLPRGLAEAIAVPTAAQLACTPIVAVLSAEVSLVAVVANLLAGPAVGPATVLGLLGGLVGLLAPPAGSLLGTGAGWCVGWIVTVAERGAALPGAAIGWGTGAGAVAALVLLCAAVALVLPVVLRRRAWGMGLAGLLVVTLLGVPGRVWPGGAGSVPEDWALVACDVGQGDAFVLATSRGAGIVVDTGPDPEAVDRCLTTLGVREVPLVVLTHLHADHVDGLAGVLRGRRVSAIETTAVLDPPSGALEVQRRADEAGVPLTLAPFGSTRSFGGVVVQVLHPREGRPAPGAGDGTSANDASVVLLVEVAGMRVLLTGDLEPPGQARVAHAVPGLDVDVLKVPHHGSRHQDLAWLCSTTPTVAIASVGADNDYGHPAPATTQGLQECGARVLRTDRDGMVACTAGPSASGGSGRAASSCEPAG; this is encoded by the coding sequence GTGCGCCGCCCGGTCGTCGTGCGGGATCACATCGAGCGCAGCGACCAGGCCGGCGCCGACCGGACGGCAGGTGCAGGTCGTGCGGCCGGGCCGAGCGGTGGCCCGTCCCGCCCGCACGACCTGAGGCTGCCGCTGCTGGGCGCGGCTGCCTGGCTCGGCGGCGTGGCCGCGGTCCACGCCGGCTCGCAGGGTGTCCGCGGCGGGCTCGCGGTCGCCCTGGCACTCGCCGGCGTCGTCACGCTGGCGTCCGGATGGGTGGCGCGCGGCCGGCACGGGCCCCGGGCGGCGGTGCTGCGGCTGCTCGGGGCGTGCCTGCTGCTGGCGGCCGCCGTGGCGGCCGGGACCGTGCTGCGCGAGCACGCCGTGCAGAGCAGTCCGCTGCACGGCTGGGCGGCCGAGCGGGCCACCGCCGAGCTGGTCGGCACCGTGGCCTCCGACCCGCGGCGGGTGGAGGGCCAGTGGGGTCCGCAGGTCGTCGTACGGCTGCGGGTCGAGGCGGTCACCTCCCGCGGTGTCAGTCGGCGCCTCGGCGGCACCGTGGTGGTGCTGGGGGAGCCGGCCTGGGCCGACGCGCAGCTGGGGGAGCAGGTGCGGACCCGGGGGCGGCTCGCCCCCTCCGACGACGGGCCGGTTGCTGCCCTGCTGACCGGTGCGCGAGCGCCGGAGCGGCTCCGAGGCCCGGATGTGTGGTGGCGCGCGTCGGCCGCGCTGCGGGCCTCGATCCGCGACGCCGTCGCACACCGCCCGCCGGCGCAGGCCGGCCTGGTGCCGGCCCTGGTCGACGGAGACGACGCCGGCCTGCCGGCGGAGGTCGAGGAGGACTTCCGCACCACCGGGCTGACCCACCTCACGGCCGTCAGTGGGACCAACCTGACCCTGGTGGTCGGTGCGCTGCTGCTCCTCGCCCGCACCCTCGGCGTACGACGTCACTGGCTCACGCTCGTCGGCGCCGCGGGCATCGTCGGCTTCGTCCTGCTGGCCCGCACCGAGCCGAGCGTGCTGCGCGCGGCCGCGATGGGCACGGTGGGCCTGTTCGCGTTCGGGCCCGACCCGCGGCGCCGCGGGCTGCGGGCGCTGGGGGCGGCGGTGACCGCGCTGCTGCTCCTGCAGCCGGCGCTGGCCGTCACGCCGGGGTTCGCGCTGTCCGTGCTGGCCACCGCGGGCATCGTCCTGCTCGGTCCGCCGTCGGCGGCGGCCCTGGCTCGCTGGCTGCCGCGCGGCCTGGCCGAGGCGATCGCCGTGCCCACCGCCGCGCAGCTCGCCTGCACCCCGATCGTGGCGGTGCTCTCCGCGGAGGTGAGCCTGGTGGCGGTCGTGGCCAACCTGCTCGCCGGCCCGGCGGTAGGACCGGCCACCGTGCTGGGGCTGCTCGGCGGTCTCGTCGGGCTGCTGGCGCCGCCCGCGGGGAGCCTGCTCGGCACCGGGGCCGGCTGGTGCGTGGGCTGGATCGTCACGGTCGCCGAGCGTGGGGCGGCGCTGCCCGGAGCGGCCATCGGGTGGGGCACGGGGGCGGGCGCGGTGGCCGCCCTGGTGCTGCTGTGCGCCGCCGTCGCGCTGGTGCTGCCCGTGGTGCTGCGCCGCCGCGCCTGGGGCATGGGGCTGGCCGGCCTGCTGGTGGTGACCCTGCTCGGCGTGCCCGGCCGGGTGTGGCCCGGCGGTGCCGGTAGCGTGCCGGAGGACTGGGCGCTGGTCGCCTGTGACGTGGGCCAGGGCGACGCGTTCGTGCTGGCCACAAGCCGCGGGGCGGGCATCGTGGTCGACACCGGACCCGACCCCGAGGCGGTGGACCGGTGCCTGACCACCCTCGGTGTCCGGGAGGTGCCGCTGGTCGTGCTCACCCACCTGCACGCCGACCACGTCGACGGCCTGGCCGGGGTGCTGCGCGGCCGCCGAGTCAGCGCGATCGAGACCACCGCGGTGCTCGACCCCCCGTCCGGTGCCCTCGAGGTGCAGCGGCGCGCCGACGAGGCCGGGGTGCCGCTCACGCTCGCCCCGTTCGGCAGCACCCGGAGCTTCGGCGGGGTCGTGGTGCAGGTGCTGCACCCCCGCGAGGGACGCCCGGCGCCGGGCGCGGGCGACGGTACCTCGGCCAACGACGCCAGCGTGGTGCTGCTCGTCGAGGTGGCCGGCATGCGGGTGCTGCTCACCGGCGACCTCGAACCGCCCGGCCAGGCTCGGGTGGCCCACGCCGTCCCGGGCCTCGACGTCGACGTCCTCAAGGTGCCGCACCACGGCTCCCGGCACCAGGACCTGGCCTGGCTGTGCTCGACGACGCCCACCGTCGCCATCGCCTCGGTGGGCGCGGACAACGACTATGGGCACCCTGCGCCGGCCACGACCCAGGGGCTGCAGGAGTGCGGGGCCCGGGTGCTGCGCACCGACCGGGACGGGATGGTCGCCTGCACCGCCGGGCCTTCGGCGTCCGGTGGCTCCGGGCGGGCGGCGTCGTCCTGTGAGCCTGCGGGATGA
- the holA gene encoding DNA polymerase III subunit delta, producing MRAEDVLGRVTLVTGKEEFLGARTVDDVKATVRGYDPEAELADSPAADLTLASLGEMAAPSLFSSIRCVVVRGLENLPEESVAGLLAYAAAPVDDVALVLVHGGGQKGSGVLTKLRKLKTVTEHKSEELRASDFASFVANEVRRFGATIEREAADFLIEAVGRDLRSLSGAAHQLANDFPGERIGEAQVRRYFGGRAEAKSFAVADAAFAGRDRAALEELRWALDSGTPAVLVTSAFAGSARGLARLVSAPRGMREADLAREVGVPPWKLRTLRDQARGWSEAGLGGAIRAVAQADADIKGAASDASYALERLVLTITALRRA from the coding sequence ATGCGGGCGGAGGACGTGCTGGGCCGGGTCACGCTGGTCACCGGCAAGGAGGAGTTCCTCGGTGCGCGGACGGTCGACGACGTCAAGGCGACGGTGCGCGGCTACGACCCGGAGGCCGAGCTCGCCGACAGCCCCGCCGCCGACCTCACCCTCGCCTCCCTGGGGGAGATGGCGGCGCCGTCGCTGTTCTCCTCGATCCGCTGCGTGGTGGTGCGCGGGCTGGAGAACCTGCCGGAGGAGTCGGTCGCCGGCCTGCTGGCCTACGCCGCGGCCCCGGTCGACGACGTCGCGCTGGTGCTGGTCCACGGCGGCGGGCAGAAGGGCAGCGGCGTGCTCACCAAGCTGCGCAAGCTCAAGACGGTCACCGAGCACAAGTCCGAGGAGCTGCGGGCCTCCGACTTCGCTTCGTTCGTCGCCAACGAGGTACGCCGCTTCGGTGCCACCATCGAGCGCGAGGCCGCCGACTTCCTGATCGAGGCCGTCGGTCGCGACCTGCGCTCCTTGTCCGGCGCCGCCCACCAGCTCGCCAACGACTTCCCCGGTGAGCGGATCGGGGAGGCCCAGGTGCGCCGCTACTTCGGTGGCCGGGCCGAGGCCAAGTCCTTCGCGGTCGCCGACGCGGCGTTCGCCGGCCGCGACCGGGCGGCGCTGGAGGAGCTGCGCTGGGCGCTCGACTCCGGCACCCCGGCGGTCCTGGTCACCTCCGCCTTCGCGGGCAGCGCCCGCGGCCTGGCCCGGCTGGTCAGCGCTCCGCGAGGCATGCGCGAGGCGGACCTGGCCCGGGAGGTCGGGGTGCCGCCGTGGAAGCTGCGGACGCTGCGCGATCAGGCACGCGGCTGGAGCGAGGCCGGGCTCGGCGGCGCCATCCGCGCCGTCGCCCAGGCCGACGCCGACATCAAGGGGGCGGCCAGCGACGCCTCCTATGCGCTGGAGCGGCTGGTGCTCACCATCACCGCGCTGCGCCGGGCCTGA
- a CDS encoding amphi-Trp domain-containing protein has product MDLFETGRTQRVTREEAAAKLHALADSLARHNSVELDKDGKRITVSIPDEVDLKVEVEIGSENELEIELTW; this is encoded by the coding sequence ATGGACCTGTTCGAGACCGGCCGGACCCAGCGCGTGACCCGGGAGGAGGCCGCCGCCAAGCTGCACGCCCTGGCGGACTCGCTGGCCCGGCACAACTCCGTCGAGCTGGACAAGGACGGCAAGCGGATCACCGTCAGCATCCCCGACGAGGTCGACCTGAAGGTCGAGGTCGAGATCGGCTCCGAGAACGAGCTGGAGATCGAGCTCACCTGGTGA
- the rpsT gene encoding 30S ribosomal protein S20 yields MANIKSQIKRNKQNEKAHERNKAVKSGLKTAIRKFRTAAEAGDKDTATALAREATKKLDKAASKGVIHKNQAANRKSSIAKQAASL; encoded by the coding sequence GTGGCGAACATCAAGAGCCAGATCAAGCGCAACAAGCAGAACGAGAAGGCGCACGAGCGCAACAAGGCGGTCAAGAGCGGCCTGAAGACCGCCATCCGCAAGTTCCGCACGGCCGCCGAGGCCGGCGACAAGGACACCGCCACCGCGCTGGCCCGCGAGGCCACCAAGAAGCTGGACAAGGCTGCCTCCAAGGGCGTCATCCACAAGAACCAGGCCGCGAACCGCAAGTCGTCGATCGCGAAGCAGGCCGCTTCTCTCTGA
- a CDS encoding phosphotransferase, which produces MLPSRIPHGRTARRLEWVHLPPRLRRQVEERLGSPVEVAESAGGGFSPGFASVLTCADGTKHFVKAASTIAQRAFAESYRDEAARLSVLPASTPTPPLLWSADGGEHAEWGDWVVLETAYVEARAPQRPWIEEDLDAAETLALRLAEVLTPAPGDGSGGGSGAAPTPAAEEMAAWPGLWRRLDHPHAVEAAALARRLPEVVVGDTLCHTEIRDDNILITPGGTALVCDWNWPVAGPAWLDSLLLLIGPRGDGLDVEARIARHPLLADVPPEDIDVALALVLGWFSTCAAQPVPSSSPYVRAAQAWQRDVVDDWLGERRGWR; this is translated from the coding sequence GTGCTGCCCTCCCGGATCCCCCACGGACGGACCGCGCGGCGGCTGGAATGGGTCCACCTGCCGCCGCGGCTGCGACGACAGGTCGAGGAGCGGCTCGGCTCCCCGGTCGAGGTCGCGGAGTCCGCCGGCGGCGGCTTCTCCCCCGGTTTCGCGTCCGTGCTCACCTGCGCCGACGGCACCAAGCACTTCGTGAAGGCCGCCTCGACGATCGCGCAGCGCGCGTTCGCCGAGTCCTACCGCGACGAGGCGGCCCGGCTCTCCGTGCTGCCCGCTAGCACGCCGACACCGCCTCTGCTCTGGAGCGCCGACGGTGGCGAGCACGCTGAGTGGGGCGACTGGGTGGTGCTCGAGACCGCGTACGTCGAGGCGCGGGCCCCGCAGCGTCCCTGGATCGAGGAGGACCTGGACGCCGCCGAGACGCTGGCCCTCCGCCTTGCCGAGGTGCTCACGCCCGCACCCGGTGACGGCTCCGGGGGCGGCTCCGGGGCAGCGCCGACGCCGGCGGCGGAGGAGATGGCGGCCTGGCCGGGGTTGTGGCGCCGCCTGGACCACCCGCACGCCGTGGAGGCCGCGGCACTCGCCCGTCGCCTGCCTGAGGTGGTCGTCGGGGACACGCTCTGCCACACCGAGATCCGCGACGACAACATCCTGATCACGCCCGGCGGCACGGCACTGGTGTGTGACTGGAACTGGCCCGTGGCCGGTCCCGCCTGGCTGGACTCGCTGCTGCTGCTCATCGGGCCGCGCGGGGACGGGCTGGATGTGGAGGCGCGGATCGCCCGGCATCCCCTGCTGGCCGACGTGCCGCCTGAGGACATCGACGTCGCGCTCGCGCTGGTGCTGGGCTGGTTCAGCACGTGCGCCGCGCAGCCGGTGCCGTCGAGCTCGCCGTACGTCCGGGCAGCGCAGGCGTGGCAGCGCGACGTCGTCGACGACTGGCTGGGCGAGCGGCGGGGCTGGCGCTGA